A genomic stretch from Achromobacter spanius includes:
- the acnA gene encoding aconitate hydratase AcnA, with protein sequence MENTNPPLRHVRFTLNGVAHTCLDLPAMFGADYFRLPVVLRLLLENALRNMQGDERDAAISALLRWLDHGTSDAEIAFQPGRVLMHDTTSTPALVDIAAMRDALAEAGRDPAVLNPVLPVDVSVDHSLAVEAYAQADAAALNLNLELRRNAERYRFLRWASKALSNVRIHPPGTGIMHTINLEQLATVVCLGADGALFPDMMIGTDSHTPMINGIGVLGWGVGGLEAQTVMFGMPTLLRIPDVIGVRLTGALAPGVTATDLALTVTQRLRAIGVSGEFVEFFGPGVSTLSAGSRCVVANMAPEYGATTGYFPIDGATLDYLRQTGRSQAHIARVAAYAEHAGIAFDPQAAPRYTRVVEIALDQVGMHVAGPKRPQDLHPYGQTRAILSALSFQPAAPAQGGLPRYPVAIAAITSCTNTSDPRLLMAAGLLARKARQAGLRVPAWVKTSLGPGSPAAADYLARAGLLDDLAAVGFDIVGYGCTTCIGNSGALPGAVRDAMATGAVHPVAVLSGNRNFTGRIHPDLDLGFLMSPPLVIAFALAGDAERDLSQEPVQTTANGRAVHLHDLWPDEAEIDAALAQGLRPDDYRAAFKIASANPAWQALQSPDSPRFPWDPASTALRRPPFASVDEAGQLGRYIAHPLLVLGDDVTTDHLSPASAIPPDSLIADFLVARGDDRNDLNVFASRRGNWEVMMRAAFYSRSLVNRLCPDAPAGHTRHAPSGRVEPIWEAAAQYRQDQQPVVLLAGARFGTGSSRDWAAKGQRLLGIRAVLAVSVERIHRSNLIGMGILPLRLPDGVTPDTLAVQSGDRIEIDAPADALAPRIPVPVRILRADGTVDALWATAAVETQLEVRLLRMGGVIPAILSDILRPATTPTATPP encoded by the coding sequence ATGGAAAACACCAATCCCCCGTTGCGCCACGTCCGCTTCACGCTGAACGGGGTCGCCCATACCTGCCTAGACCTGCCCGCGATGTTCGGCGCGGACTACTTTCGCCTGCCCGTCGTACTGCGCCTGCTGTTGGAAAACGCCTTGCGCAACATGCAAGGCGACGAGCGCGACGCCGCCATATCCGCGCTGTTGCGCTGGCTGGACCATGGCACCAGCGACGCCGAGATCGCGTTTCAACCGGGCCGCGTGCTGATGCACGACACCACCAGCACCCCCGCCTTGGTGGACATTGCCGCCATGCGCGACGCGCTGGCCGAGGCCGGCCGCGACCCCGCCGTGCTGAACCCCGTGCTGCCCGTGGACGTCTCGGTAGACCATTCGCTGGCGGTCGAGGCCTATGCGCAAGCCGACGCCGCCGCGCTGAACCTGAACCTGGAACTGCGCCGCAACGCCGAGCGCTACCGCTTCCTGCGTTGGGCCTCCAAGGCGCTGTCCAACGTGCGCATCCACCCGCCGGGCACCGGCATCATGCACACCATCAACCTGGAACAACTGGCCACCGTGGTCTGCCTGGGCGCCGACGGCGCACTGTTCCCCGACATGATGATCGGCACCGACAGCCACACGCCCATGATCAACGGCATCGGCGTGCTGGGCTGGGGCGTGGGCGGGCTGGAAGCACAGACCGTGATGTTCGGCATGCCTACCCTGTTGCGCATACCGGATGTGATCGGCGTGCGCCTTACCGGCGCGCTAGCCCCGGGCGTGACGGCCACCGACCTGGCGCTGACCGTCACGCAACGCTTGCGCGCCATCGGCGTATCAGGCGAATTCGTGGAGTTCTTTGGCCCCGGCGTCAGCACGCTGTCGGCCGGCAGCCGTTGCGTGGTCGCCAACATGGCGCCCGAATACGGCGCCACCACCGGCTACTTTCCCATCGACGGCGCCACGCTGGACTACCTGCGCCAAACGGGTCGCAGCCAGGCGCACATCGCGCGCGTGGCCGCCTATGCCGAACACGCCGGCATCGCGTTCGACCCGCAAGCCGCGCCCCGCTACACCCGCGTGGTCGAAATCGCCCTGGACCAGGTCGGCATGCACGTGGCTGGCCCCAAGCGGCCGCAAGACCTGCACCCCTACGGGCAGACCAGAGCGATTCTGTCTGCGCTGAGCTTCCAGCCGGCCGCGCCCGCGCAAGGCGGCCTGCCGCGCTACCCCGTCGCCATCGCGGCCATCACCAGTTGCACCAACACGTCGGACCCGCGCCTGCTGATGGCGGCCGGGCTGCTGGCCCGCAAGGCGCGCCAGGCCGGGTTGCGCGTGCCCGCCTGGGTCAAGACATCGCTAGGCCCGGGCTCGCCCGCCGCCGCCGACTACCTGGCGCGCGCCGGTTTGCTGGACGACCTGGCGGCGGTGGGCTTTGACATCGTGGGCTATGGCTGCACCACCTGTATCGGTAATTCCGGCGCCCTGCCCGGCGCGGTGCGCGACGCCATGGCAACCGGTGCGGTCCATCCGGTGGCCGTGCTGTCGGGCAATCGCAACTTCACCGGCCGCATCCATCCCGACCTGGACCTGGGCTTTCTGATGTCGCCACCGCTGGTCATCGCCTTTGCGCTCGCGGGCGACGCCGAGCGCGACTTGAGCCAGGAGCCCGTGCAGACCACGGCCAACGGCCGCGCCGTTCACCTGCACGACCTGTGGCCGGATGAGGCCGAGATCGACGCCGCGCTGGCGCAAGGCCTGCGGCCGGACGACTACCGCGCCGCCTTCAAGATCGCCAGCGCCAACCCGGCGTGGCAGGCCTTGCAATCGCCGGACAGCCCGCGCTTTCCGTGGGACCCCGCGTCTACCGCGCTGCGGCGTCCGCCCTTTGCATCGGTGGACGAAGCCGGCCAACTGGGCCGGTACATTGCCCACCCGCTGCTGGTGTTGGGCGACGACGTCACCACCGACCACCTGTCGCCCGCCAGCGCCATTCCGCCCGACAGCCTGATTGCCGACTTTCTCGTGGCGCGTGGCGACGACCGCAACGACCTGAACGTATTCGCGTCCCGCCGGGGCAATTGGGAAGTAATGATGCGGGCCGCGTTCTACAGCAGGAGCCTGGTGAACCGGCTGTGCCCCGACGCGCCCGCGGGCCACACGCGGCATGCGCCCAGCGGCCGCGTGGAGCCCATCTGGGAAGCCGCCGCGCAGTACCGTCAGGACCAGCAGCCGGTGGTGCTGCTGGCCGGTGCGCGCTTTGGCACCGGGTCTTCGCGCGACTGGGCCGCCAAGGGCCAGCGGCTGCTGGGCATCCGCGCGGTGCTGGCGGTGAGCGTTGAACGTATCCACCGTTCGAATTTGATCGGCATGGGCATCCTGCCGCTGCGCCTGCCTGACGGCGTCACGCCCGACACGCTGGCCGTGCAATCCGGTGACCGCATTGAAATCGACGCACCGGCTGATGCGCTGGCGCCACGGATCCCGGTGCCAGTACGCATTCTGCGGGCCGACGGCACAGTGGACGCGTTGTGGGCCACGGCCGCCGTGGAAACGCAGTTGGAGGTGCGCCTGTTGCGGATGGGCGGCGTCATTCCCGCTATCCTGTCGGATATTCTTCGGCCAGCCACGACCCCGACAGCCACGCCCCCATGA
- a CDS encoding lactonase family protein yields the protein MHVYIGSRTTRERNARGDGISVYTYAADTGALTLTQVVGGLVNPSYLLPHPALPVLYTVHGDSQEVSALHRDPQSGALTPWHQQPCQGRNPVHLALGPSGNFLMVSNHLSGALAVLPVAHDGALGAVTQTVSMPGEPGPHRKEQPFAKPHYNVVDPTGRYVAVPDKGLDRVFLFALDEHGIGAQPHSVASSREGAGPRHAVFHPTGRWLYGVNELDNTVAAYTLAAGALQPFQVLPTLPDTYTGNSRAAGIALDTHGRHLYVSNRGDDSIAVFRADPANGRLALVQHVPSGGKTPRFFTLSPDGRFLFALNEDSDTLVRFRVDAQDGTLTRDGHELRIGSPVCMVFARPQA from the coding sequence ATGCACGTCTATATCGGCTCTCGCACCACACGTGAACGCAATGCGCGCGGCGACGGCATCAGCGTCTACACCTACGCCGCGGACACCGGCGCGCTGACGCTCACGCAGGTGGTCGGCGGCTTGGTCAATCCGTCGTATCTGCTGCCGCATCCGGCGCTGCCCGTGCTGTACACCGTGCACGGCGACAGCCAGGAAGTCAGCGCGCTGCACCGCGATCCGCAAAGCGGCGCGCTTACCCCCTGGCATCAACAACCGTGCCAGGGCCGCAACCCGGTGCATCTGGCCCTGGGTCCGTCCGGGAACTTTCTGATGGTGTCGAACCATTTGAGCGGCGCCTTGGCTGTGCTGCCCGTGGCGCACGACGGCGCGCTTGGCGCCGTTACGCAAACCGTTTCCATGCCGGGCGAACCTGGCCCGCACCGCAAAGAGCAGCCGTTCGCCAAACCGCACTACAACGTGGTGGACCCCACCGGACGCTACGTGGCGGTGCCCGACAAGGGGCTGGACCGCGTGTTCCTCTTTGCGCTGGACGAGCACGGCATCGGCGCGCAGCCGCACAGCGTGGCAAGCAGCCGCGAAGGCGCCGGCCCGCGCCATGCGGTGTTCCACCCCACCGGCCGCTGGCTGTATGGGGTGAACGAACTGGACAACACCGTGGCCGCCTACACGCTTGCGGCCGGCGCGTTACAGCCCTTCCAGGTGCTGCCCACGCTGCCGGACACCTACACCGGCAACAGCCGCGCGGCCGGCATCGCCCTGGACACGCACGGCCGTCACCTGTACGTGTCGAACCGGGGCGACGACAGCATCGCCGTGTTTCGCGCGGACCCGGCCAATGGCCGCCTGGCGCTGGTGCAGCACGTGCCGTCGGGCGGCAAGACGCCACGCTTTTTCACGCTGTCGCCCGACGGCCGCTTCCTGTTCGCCTTGAACGAAGACAGCGACACGCTGGTGCGTTTTCGGGTCGATGCGCAAGACGGCACGCTGACGCGCGACGGTCACGAACTTCGCATCGGCAGCCCGGTGTGCATGGTGTTTGCCCGCCCGCAGGCCTGA
- a CDS encoding TonB-dependent receptor, translated as MVSRNSHSQRQPRGMAALSPLAVTMQAAGLSLMLLAVAGLASPASAAEATGVAAAAADARKPYAIGAGPLGDVLAQFAAAAGVPLSFDPALLAGQRSAGLSGSYTVQEGFAQLLGGSGYAVAEQGAGAYSLQKLPQGDGNVATLLPSITVAGSGISASSLPPEFAGGQVARGGRMGFLGNRDVMDTPFNLTSYTSELLANRQAVTLADALNAEPSVRFTGQIGGVTDSFYIRGFPIGEGNLGEIAFDGVYGVAPNYHVYTDYIERVEVLKGPAALLYGMSPNSGVGGVINMVPKRSLPQDLTRLSADYVGSSQFGGRVDLSRRFGNDGEWGVRINGMHRQGDTPLDNLYSRTDIGALSLDYQGERLRASLDLLTQHEKVDAPTRPFLVAAGIDVPRAADGRRNATQPWGWWKSDGQSALLRVEYDISDRLTVFADAGGSDTDVSRLSDQTPTIVNSAGDTLVTPNNFRFKVDRSTYNAGLRAKLDTGPVRHAISFMGSLYSDRNSQASVSGTPLTSNIYHPITRPEQHIPAPRNVPKVSSSDLSGLALADTMSILDERAQLTLGLRQQRIESRNFNAVTGVRTVSYDESATTPLAGLVVKPWSHVSLYANYVEGLSKGDVAPATASNAGQVFKPYKAKQKEVGVKVEFDSAMLSLSAFEITKPSGQLTNGVYGADSEQRNRGLEMNLSGEPLRGLRLLGGVTWLDAELTRTNSAATLGNQPVGVPRFSANLSAEWDTPWVAGLTLTGGMVYTGREYINQANTQSVPSWTTFDLGARYATRVQGKDVTLRANLVNVTNRAYWSGVASYGTISQGVPRTLMLSASMDF; from the coding sequence ATGGTTTCCCGAAATTCCCATTCGCAGCGCCAGCCCCGTGGCATGGCCGCTCTGTCGCCCCTGGCGGTAACGATGCAGGCCGCAGGCCTCAGCTTGATGCTGTTGGCCGTGGCGGGCCTGGCTTCGCCGGCCTCGGCCGCCGAAGCCACTGGCGTGGCTGCCGCCGCGGCCGATGCGCGCAAGCCCTATGCGATTGGCGCGGGTCCGCTGGGCGATGTGCTGGCGCAATTCGCGGCGGCGGCGGGCGTGCCGCTGTCGTTCGACCCGGCATTGCTGGCCGGGCAGCGCAGCGCTGGGCTTTCGGGTTCGTACACCGTGCAGGAAGGGTTCGCGCAATTGCTTGGCGGTTCCGGTTACGCGGTGGCGGAACAGGGCGCGGGCGCGTATTCCTTGCAGAAGCTGCCGCAAGGCGACGGCAACGTGGCCACCTTGCTGCCCAGCATCACGGTGGCGGGATCGGGCATCAGCGCGTCCAGCTTGCCGCCGGAATTCGCGGGCGGGCAGGTGGCGCGTGGCGGCCGCATGGGCTTCCTGGGCAACCGCGACGTCATGGACACGCCGTTCAACCTCACCAGCTACACCTCGGAATTGCTGGCTAACCGCCAGGCGGTAACCTTGGCCGACGCACTGAACGCCGAGCCGTCCGTGCGCTTTACCGGGCAGATCGGCGGCGTGACCGACTCGTTCTACATACGCGGCTTTCCCATCGGCGAAGGCAACCTGGGCGAAATCGCGTTTGACGGCGTCTATGGCGTGGCGCCCAACTATCACGTCTACACCGACTACATCGAACGGGTGGAAGTGCTAAAAGGCCCGGCCGCCCTGCTGTATGGCATGTCGCCCAACAGCGGCGTGGGCGGCGTGATCAACATGGTGCCCAAGCGTTCGCTGCCGCAAGACCTGACGCGATTGTCCGCCGACTACGTGGGCAGTTCGCAGTTTGGCGGCCGGGTGGACCTGAGCCGGCGCTTCGGCAACGACGGCGAATGGGGCGTGCGCATCAACGGCATGCATCGCCAGGGCGACACGCCGCTGGACAACCTGTATTCGCGCACCGATATCGGCGCCTTGTCGCTGGACTATCAAGGCGAGCGCCTGCGCGCATCGCTGGACCTGCTGACGCAGCACGAAAAAGTCGACGCCCCCACGCGCCCGTTTCTGGTGGCCGCCGGCATAGACGTGCCGCGCGCCGCCGATGGCCGCCGCAACGCCACGCAGCCCTGGGGCTGGTGGAAGTCCGACGGCCAGTCGGCGCTGCTGCGCGTGGAATACGACATCAGCGACCGCCTGACCGTGTTTGCCGACGCGGGCGGGTCAGACACCGATGTATCGCGCCTGTCGGACCAGACGCCCACCATCGTGAACAGCGCGGGCGACACGCTGGTGACGCCGAACAACTTCCGCTTCAAGGTGGATCGCAGCACGTACAACGCGGGCCTGCGCGCCAAGCTGGACACCGGGCCCGTGCGTCACGCCATCAGCTTCATGGGCAGCCTGTACAGCGATCGCAACTCGCAGGCCAGCGTGTCGGGCACGCCGCTTACGTCCAACATCTACCACCCCATCACGCGTCCCGAACAGCATATTCCCGCGCCGCGCAACGTGCCCAAGGTGTCGTCGTCGGACCTGTCCGGCCTGGCGCTGGCCGACACGATGAGCATCCTGGACGAACGCGCGCAACTGACGCTGGGCCTGCGCCAGCAGCGCATCGAGTCGCGCAATTTCAATGCGGTGACGGGCGTGCGCACGGTCAGCTATGACGAAAGCGCCACCACGCCGCTGGCCGGCCTGGTCGTCAAACCGTGGAGCCATGTCTCGCTGTACGCCAACTACGTCGAAGGCCTGAGCAAGGGCGACGTGGCACCCGCCACGGCGTCCAACGCCGGCCAGGTGTTCAAGCCCTACAAGGCCAAGCAAAAGGAAGTGGGCGTGAAGGTGGAGTTCGACAGCGCGATGCTGAGTTTGAGCGCCTTTGAAATCACCAAGCCCAGTGGCCAGTTGACCAACGGCGTGTACGGCGCGGACAGCGAACAACGCAATCGCGGCCTGGAAATGAACCTGTCCGGCGAACCGCTGCGCGGCCTGCGTCTCTTGGGCGGCGTGACCTGGCTGGACGCCGAACTCACGCGCACCAACAGCGCCGCCACGCTGGGCAACCAGCCGGTGGGCGTACCCAGGTTCTCGGCCAACCTCAGCGCCGAATGGGACACCCCGTGGGTGGCGGGCCTGACCTTGACGGGCGGCATGGTGTACACCGGGCGCGAATATATCAATCAGGCCAACACGCAATCGGTGCCGTCATGGACCACGTTTGATTTGGGCGCGCGGTATGCCACGCGAGTTCAGGGCAAGGACGTGACCTTGCGGGCCAATCTGGTCAACGTGACCAACCGCGCGTACTGGTCCGGCGTGGCCTCTTACGGCACGATCTCTCAAGGCGTGCCGCGCACGCTGATGCTGTCGGCGTCCATGGATTTCTGA
- a CDS encoding GntR family transcriptional regulator translates to MSAQTNTVTKILELIRQDRLPGGAHLTAQKLADRLRLSRSPVNDALGVLEQHGIVARKPNRGYFLQQDFDALPDAPADLAELAPPSADDIVTQSYFKLADELLRGQLPMQCSEAQLRVRYALTNAQTQALLARVSQEGWAQRRPGYGWEFSSMMTTPDSLLQSYRLRLALEPAALLEPKFRIEKSVIERCRAAERHLLDGGIETDTADQLHERGVRFHESLVEASGNPFFIDTIKRVNRVRRLLSYRSMQDRSRYQQHCDQHLAILDLLERERNDEAAAALSSHLRSTLDNLARISGILVSPA, encoded by the coding sequence ATGAGCGCGCAAACCAATACCGTTACCAAAATCCTGGAATTGATCCGGCAAGACCGCCTGCCCGGCGGCGCCCACTTGACCGCACAAAAGCTGGCCGACCGGCTGCGCCTGTCGCGCTCGCCGGTCAACGATGCGCTGGGCGTGCTGGAGCAGCACGGCATCGTGGCGCGCAAGCCCAACCGTGGCTACTTCCTGCAGCAGGACTTCGACGCCCTGCCCGACGCCCCCGCCGACCTGGCCGAACTGGCGCCGCCTTCGGCCGATGACATCGTCACGCAAAGCTACTTCAAGCTGGCCGACGAGCTGCTGCGCGGCCAACTGCCCATGCAATGCAGCGAAGCGCAATTGCGTGTGCGCTATGCGCTGACCAATGCGCAGACGCAGGCGTTGCTGGCGCGCGTATCGCAGGAAGGTTGGGCGCAGCGCCGGCCCGGGTACGGCTGGGAATTTTCGTCCATGATGACGACGCCTGACAGCCTCTTGCAGTCGTACCGCCTGCGTCTGGCGCTGGAGCCGGCCGCCCTGCTGGAACCCAAATTCCGCATCGAGAAAAGCGTGATCGAACGCTGCCGCGCCGCTGAACGGCATCTGCTGGATGGCGGTATCGAAACCGACACGGCCGACCAATTGCACGAGCGTGGCGTACGTTTTCATGAGTCGCTGGTGGAAGCGTCCGGCAACCCGTTTTTCATCGACACGATCAAGCGCGTCAACCGCGTGCGCCGGTTGCTGTCGTACCGCTCCATGCAGGACCGCAGCCGCTATCAGCAGCATTGCGATCAGCATCTGGCCATTCTTGATTTGCTGGAACGTGAACGCAACGACGAGGCCGCGGCCGCCTTGTCCAGCCATTTGCGCAGCACGCTGGACAACCTGGCACGCATCAGCGGCATCCTGGTGTCCCCGGCCTGA
- a CDS encoding FecR domain-containing protein, translating to MNSATTPAPHPTIDPAILEQAAGWLVRFQSETLSAADRAAFEHWRARSAAHDAAWARVEDMLRGFGQVPPELVRDTLRRVDQRSSRAGRRQALRALGALLVLGPAALAGWRALPWREWTADARTATGERRQMDLADGTRLVLNTASAVDIQYTADARVLWLRAGEILLTTGHDPSPVYRPFIVRTSQGTIRALGTRFMVRDDGGSIRVAVFEGAVQIQPQDAGVASLVLPAGQHTVFTAGEVAPGSAVDAVSASWEQGMLAVRNWRLADLVDELGRYRRGVLRCDAAVAGLRVSGAFPLGDIDGSLRLLEKTLPVRISRVTPFWTTVAPRADLTN from the coding sequence ATGAATTCCGCGACCACTCCCGCGCCCCATCCCACGATCGACCCCGCCATCCTCGAACAAGCGGCCGGCTGGCTGGTGCGCTTCCAATCCGAAACCCTGTCCGCCGCCGACCGTGCCGCCTTCGAGCATTGGCGCGCCCGCAGCGCTGCGCATGATGCAGCCTGGGCCCGGGTGGAAGACATGCTGCGCGGCTTCGGGCAGGTGCCGCCCGAGCTCGTGCGCGATACCCTGCGCCGGGTCGATCAGCGTTCCAGCCGTGCCGGCCGCCGGCAAGCCCTACGCGCGCTGGGCGCGCTGCTGGTGCTGGGGCCGGCGGCGCTGGCCGGCTGGCGCGCGCTGCCCTGGCGCGAATGGACGGCGGATGCGCGCACCGCCACGGGCGAACGGCGCCAGATGGACCTGGCCGACGGCACGCGGCTGGTATTGAACACGGCCAGCGCGGTCGATATCCAATACACCGCCGACGCCCGCGTGCTGTGGCTGCGAGCGGGCGAAATCCTGCTGACCACGGGCCACGATCCCTCACCCGTGTATCGGCCCTTTATCGTGCGCACCTCGCAAGGCACGATACGCGCGCTGGGCACGCGCTTCATGGTGCGCGACGACGGCGGCAGCATCCGCGTGGCGGTATTCGAAGGCGCCGTTCAGATCCAGCCGCAAGATGCGGGCGTTGCGTCGCTTGTCCTTCCGGCCGGGCAGCACACGGTGTTCACCGCAGGCGAGGTGGCGCCCGGGTCAGCCGTGGACGCCGTGTCGGCATCGTGGGAGCAGGGCATGTTGGCAGTGCGCAATTGGCGCCTGGCGGACCTGGTGGATGAGCTGGGCCGTTACCGCCGGGGCGTGCTGCGTTGCGATGCTGCCGTGGCCGGGCTGCGTGTATCGGGCGCGTTCCCGTTGGGCGATATCGACGGCAGCCTGCGTCTGCTGGAAAAAACCCTGCCGGTGCGGATAAGCCGCGTCACGCCGTTCTGGACCACGGTCGCGCCGCGCGCGGACCTTACAAATTAA